A genomic region of Nitrosomonas ureae contains the following coding sequences:
- the murC gene encoding UDP-N-acetylmuramate--L-alanine ligase, whose translation MRHKVKHIHFVGIGGAGMSGIAEVFVNMKYQVSGSDLMDNPVTQRLANLGIKIYVGHASEQVKGANVVVTSTAVKSDNPEVIEAKNRNIPVVPRALMLAELLRLRTGIAIAGAHGKTTTTSLIASILAAADMDPTFVIGGKLEAAGCHAKLGSGEFIVVEADESDASFLYLQPVLAVVTNIDADHMETYGYDFNKLKQTFVEFLQHLPFYGMAVICIDDANIREVMPAITKSITTYGLSEDAQVRATNIQHSNHQMKFTAVIGVNGSARRLDITLNLPGLHNIQNALAAIAVANEICVPDAAIIRALAEFKGVERRFQQFGEIRVSMQKSFTLIDDYGHHPAEMEATMKAARGAFPGRRLVVAFQPHRYTRTRDVFEDFTRVLSQADVLLLTEVYPAGEDPIVAADSKSLARSIRVLGKVEPIYIEDIDDLSIAILDVVQDNDIVLVMGAGSVAKVAPHIAQMESKLIVVNGNDY comes from the coding sequence ATGAGGCATAAAGTCAAACACATTCATTTTGTCGGTATTGGCGGTGCAGGCATGAGCGGGATTGCCGAAGTATTCGTTAATATGAAATATCAAGTCAGTGGCTCCGATTTGATGGATAACCCGGTGACCCAGCGTTTGGCCAATCTCGGCATAAAGATTTATGTGGGTCATGCGAGTGAGCAAGTTAAAGGCGCAAACGTTGTAGTTACCTCAACTGCAGTCAAATCCGATAATCCTGAAGTGATTGAGGCCAAAAACAGAAATATCCCCGTGGTTCCACGGGCCTTGATGCTGGCAGAATTGCTGAGATTGCGCACAGGTATAGCGATAGCCGGTGCGCACGGGAAAACCACCACGACCAGTTTAATTGCAAGTATTCTGGCAGCGGCTGATATGGATCCCACATTTGTTATCGGGGGAAAACTCGAGGCAGCAGGTTGTCATGCCAAATTGGGTAGCGGTGAGTTTATTGTTGTGGAAGCGGATGAATCCGATGCTTCGTTTTTGTATCTACAGCCGGTACTTGCAGTCGTGACCAATATCGATGCAGATCATATGGAAACATATGGTTATGATTTTAATAAATTGAAGCAAACGTTTGTGGAGTTTCTGCAGCACTTACCTTTTTATGGGATGGCAGTGATTTGTATCGATGATGCCAATATACGCGAGGTAATGCCTGCAATTACAAAGTCAATTACGACCTACGGCCTGTCTGAAGATGCGCAAGTTCGCGCTACCAATATCCAGCATAGCAATCATCAAATGAAATTTACTGCAGTAATCGGGGTAAATGGCTCAGCCCGCAGACTGGATATCACGCTGAATTTGCCCGGATTGCATAATATACAGAACGCTTTAGCAGCGATTGCGGTCGCCAATGAAATTTGTGTACCTGATGCTGCCATAATCAGGGCATTAGCGGAATTCAAGGGTGTGGAAAGACGCTTTCAACAGTTTGGGGAAATCAGAGTATCAATGCAGAAGAGTTTTACATTGATTGATGATTACGGCCATCACCCGGCGGAAATGGAAGCAACCATGAAAGCAGCGCGAGGTGCCTTTCCGGGGAGGCGTTTAGTCGTTGCGTTTCAACCGCATCGCTACACCAGGACGCGGGATGTGTTTGAGGATTTTACTAGAGTTTTATCACAAGCTGATGTGCTGCTGTTAACAGAAGTGTATCCCGCAGGCGAAGATCCCATTGTTGCAGCTGATAGTAAATCCTTGGCCCGTTCAATCCGGGTGCTGGGAAAAGTGGAACCCATTTATATTGAGGATATTGATGATTTGTCAATCGCCATACTCGATGTTGTGCAGGATAACGATATCGTTCTGGTGATGGGAGCAGGCTCAGTAGCCAAGGTGGCTCCACATATTGCGCAAATGGAAAGCAAGTTAATAGTAGTCAATGGTAATGATTATTGA
- the murG gene encoding undecaprenyldiphospho-muramoylpentapeptide beta-N-acetylglucosaminyltransferase: MIKHTILIMAGGTGGHVFPGLAVADYLRQIGWRVVWLGTEGGMELKLVPQRGYDTEVISFSGLRGKRLATWLMLPLRLIRAFLQSFRIIRNVKPDVVLGMGGYPAFPGGMMASLLNKPLIIHEQNSVPGLTNKILAKLADRVFLGFPDAILDNKKKSIYSGNPVRTEIMLIEAPEKRFPGRQGKLNLLIVGGSLGAQILNTIVPEALTLIPENLRPRVVHQAGITQFDLVKQAYADLQMDAEVVAFIDDMANCYAACDLVLCRAGALTVAELSIAGVASILVPYPHAVDDHQTRNARFLSDHGAAVLIHQSDLTAKKLADLLADLSREKLLEMAITARSRSKPEATRVVAEACIELSGALNEA; encoded by the coding sequence ATGATTAAACATACTATTTTGATCATGGCGGGCGGCACGGGAGGTCATGTTTTTCCGGGATTGGCGGTGGCAGATTATCTGCGACAAATAGGCTGGCGCGTGGTATGGCTTGGAACCGAAGGAGGCATGGAATTAAAGCTGGTGCCGCAGCGTGGCTATGACACTGAGGTGATCAGCTTTTCTGGGCTGCGCGGCAAGCGCCTGGCTACTTGGTTGATGCTTCCGCTGCGTTTAATCAGGGCCTTTCTGCAAAGTTTCAGAATCATTAGGAACGTTAAGCCTGATGTGGTTCTGGGAATGGGAGGGTACCCCGCTTTTCCGGGTGGTATGATGGCGTCGCTATTGAATAAACCGTTAATCATACATGAGCAGAATTCGGTACCCGGTTTAACCAATAAAATTCTGGCAAAGCTGGCGGATAGGGTTTTTCTGGGCTTTCCGGATGCAATCTTGGATAACAAAAAGAAATCCATTTATTCAGGCAACCCCGTGCGTACTGAGATTATGTTGATAGAAGCACCTGAGAAACGATTTCCGGGCAGGCAGGGAAAATTGAATTTGTTGATTGTAGGCGGTAGCCTGGGTGCTCAAATATTAAACACCATTGTGCCTGAAGCACTGACATTAATACCTGAAAATCTCCGTCCGCGAGTTGTGCATCAGGCTGGCATAACGCAATTTGATTTGGTTAAGCAAGCATATGCCGATCTGCAGATGGATGCTGAAGTCGTTGCGTTTATTGATGACATGGCCAACTGTTATGCGGCGTGTGATTTAGTATTGTGCCGTGCAGGCGCATTGACGGTCGCAGAATTAAGTATAGCCGGGGTGGCCAGTATTTTAGTGCCATATCCACACGCGGTCGATGATCATCAAACCCGGAATGCGCGATTCCTTTCCGACCACGGAGCTGCTGTATTAATTCATCAGAGCGATTTGACCGCGAAGAAATTGGCGGACTTGTTAGCGGATTTGTCGCGGGAGAAATTACTCGAGATGGCGATAACAGCTCGTAGCCGATCAAAACCGGAAGCAACCCGGGTTGTGGCTGAAGCATGCATTGAATTAAGCGGAGCGCTGAATGAGGCATAA
- the murB gene encoding UDP-N-acetylmuramate dehydrogenase, which translates to MIGLSENARINIPATDRAYVEMSRPLIYRGEMRVDEPMSRHISWRTGGNAQRYYLPADLGDFADCVREFSQEPIYVIGLGSNLLVRDGGIQGTVIVLHAQLNDLQLIEHNQSDGLIYAGAGVACAKVARFAARHDLAGAEFLAGIPGTIGGALAMNAGCYGSETWEFIERVQVVNQEGRIFMRTPAEYAIGYRSVKLHQSPNDNNLEWFAGGYIRLAQGQQAESRQRIQQLLAQRIASQPLNQPNAGSVFRNPPGDHAARLIEASGLKGCCMGGAMVSPQHANFIVNLGHATAADIEALILMVRNRVRKATGIELIQEVRIIGDARRLT; encoded by the coding sequence ATGATCGGCTTGTCAGAAAACGCAAGAATAAATATACCAGCAACAGATCGGGCGTATGTTGAAATGAGTAGACCATTGATATACCGCGGGGAAATGCGTGTTGATGAGCCTATGAGCCGGCATATTTCATGGCGCACCGGCGGTAATGCTCAACGTTACTATCTGCCTGCAGATTTGGGTGATTTTGCGGATTGCGTGCGGGAATTTTCGCAGGAACCTATTTATGTGATTGGATTGGGCAGCAACTTGCTGGTTAGAGATGGTGGAATTCAAGGTACTGTTATAGTACTGCATGCCCAATTAAATGATTTGCAATTGATTGAGCACAATCAATCCGATGGGCTCATCTACGCAGGTGCCGGTGTGGCGTGTGCAAAGGTGGCGCGATTCGCTGCCAGGCATGATTTAGCCGGTGCCGAGTTTCTGGCGGGCATACCCGGTACAATCGGCGGGGCGTTGGCTATGAATGCGGGCTGTTATGGCTCAGAGACTTGGGAATTCATCGAGCGGGTACAAGTTGTCAATCAGGAAGGGCGAATTTTTATGCGCACCCCGGCTGAGTATGCAATTGGTTATCGCAGTGTAAAGCTGCATCAGTCGCCAAATGATAATAACTTGGAATGGTTTGCGGGTGGGTATATCAGATTAGCGCAAGGACAACAGGCAGAATCACGCCAGCGTATCCAACAATTGCTGGCGCAACGCATTGCAAGTCAGCCGCTCAACCAGCCAAACGCCGGATCGGTGTTTCGCAATCCGCCGGGAGATCATGCAGCGCGTCTGATCGAAGCCAGTGGTTTGAAAGGGTGTTGTATGGGTGGTGCAATGGTATCACCGCAACATGCTAATTTCATTGTTAACTTGGGCCATGCAACGGCGGCGGATATCGAAGCCTTGATCTTGATGGTGCGCAATAGAGTTAGAAAAGCAACGGGCATCGAGTTGATCCAGGAAGTTCGAATTATTGGTGATGCCAGGAGATTGACATAG